From a single Kitasatospora sp. NBC_00458 genomic region:
- a CDS encoding DUF2469 domain-containing protein, translating to MSAEDLEKYETEMELKLYREYRDVVGLFKYVIETERRFYLTNDYELQVHSVQGEVFFEVSMADAWVWDMYRPARFVRKVRVLTFKDVNIEELAKSDLELPSDEPGFGN from the coding sequence ATGAGTGCCGAAGATCTCGAAAAGTACGAGACCGAGATGGAGCTCAAGCTCTACCGGGAGTACCGGGACGTCGTCGGCCTGTTCAAGTACGTGATCGAGACCGAACGACGGTTCTACCTCACCAACGACTACGAGCTGCAGGTGCACTCGGTCCAGGGCGAGGTGTTCTTCGAGGTGTCGATGGCGGATGCGTGGGTCTGGGACATGTACCGGCCGGCCCGGTTCGTCCGCAAGGTCCGGGTGCTGACCTTCAAGGACGTGAACATCGAGGAGCTCGCGAAGAGCGATCTGGAGCTGCCCTCGGACGAACCCGGCTTCGGGAACTGA
- the lepB gene encoding signal peptidase I encodes MVRGRAERRRTARRAARRRRRSHLREIPLIVVVALVVALVMKTFLVQVFVIPSGSMEQTIQIGDRVLVDKLTPWFGAEPERGEVVVFKDPGGWLENGHHGSSKDGPVLHGAKQVLTFVGLLPSDNEQDLIKRVIGVGGDTVECCDDQGRVSLNGKALDEPYLAPGNPPSRQPFKVQVPQGRLWVMGDHRDVSADSRFHMGNPGQGTIPVSGVVGRAFMIAWPVGRVHQLDVPVSLSSVASAPEARGTAPNSVGVGPGPEEPPLVMGVLGILPLVGRRVGRARS; translated from the coding sequence GTGGTGCGGGGCCGGGCCGAGCGCCGTCGCACCGCCCGGCGGGCGGCCCGCCGCCGCAGACGCTCCCACCTGCGGGAGATCCCGCTGATCGTCGTGGTGGCGCTGGTGGTGGCACTGGTGATGAAGACCTTCCTGGTGCAGGTCTTCGTGATCCCGTCCGGTTCGATGGAGCAGACCATCCAGATCGGGGACCGGGTGCTGGTGGACAAGCTCACCCCCTGGTTCGGTGCCGAGCCGGAGCGCGGCGAGGTGGTGGTGTTCAAGGATCCGGGCGGCTGGCTGGAGAACGGCCACCACGGGTCGTCGAAGGACGGACCGGTCCTGCACGGGGCCAAACAGGTGCTCACCTTCGTCGGGCTGCTGCCGTCGGACAACGAGCAGGACCTGATCAAGCGGGTGATCGGTGTCGGCGGCGACACGGTGGAGTGCTGCGACGACCAGGGCCGGGTCAGCCTCAACGGCAAGGCGCTGGACGAGCCCTACCTGGCGCCGGGCAACCCGCCCTCCCGGCAGCCGTTCAAGGTGCAGGTGCCGCAGGGCCGGCTCTGGGTCATGGGCGACCACCGCGACGTGTCGGCGGACTCCCGTTTTCACATGGGGAATCCGGGCCAGGGCACGATCCCGGTGAGCGGTGTGGTGGGGCGGGCCTTCATGATCGCTTGGCCGGTGGGCCGGGTTCATCAACTCGACGTGCCGGTTTCACTCTCCTCGGTGGCGTCGGCCCCGGAGGCGCGCGGAACTGCGCCGAACTCCGTGGGTGTTGGGCCGGGTCCGGAGGAACCTCCGCTCGTTATGGGTGTGTTGGGCATCCTTCCGCTTGTCGGCCGCAGGGTGGGGCGAGCCCGGTCCTAG
- the trmD gene encoding tRNA (guanosine(37)-N1)-methyltransferase TrmD, with protein MRIDVVSIFPEYLEPLNISLVGKARARGQLDVHVHDLRDWTHDVHRTVDDSPYGGGPGMVMKPEPWGEALDAVIGRGPAGEVPTLVVPTPSGRPFTQELAQELAGRPWLAFTPARYEGIDRRVIDEAATRMPVVEASIGDYVLAGGEVAVLVMVEAIARLLPGVLGNAESHRDDSFAPGAMADLLEGPIYTKPAEWRGRTVPDVLLSGNHGRIARWRREQAFARTLANRPDLVERWQRGAFDKKDREALSVLGLAWDEGLGRFRSVAGDVEE; from the coding sequence ATGCGGATCGACGTCGTCTCGATCTTCCCCGAGTACCTGGAGCCGCTGAACATCTCGCTGGTCGGCAAGGCGCGCGCCCGCGGCCAGCTCGACGTGCACGTCCACGACCTCCGCGACTGGACGCACGACGTGCACCGCACCGTCGACGACAGCCCGTACGGCGGCGGCCCGGGCATGGTGATGAAGCCCGAACCGTGGGGCGAGGCCCTCGACGCGGTGATCGGCCGGGGCCCGGCGGGCGAGGTGCCCACCCTGGTGGTGCCCACGCCCAGCGGCCGGCCCTTCACCCAGGAGCTGGCGCAGGAGCTCGCCGGCCGGCCCTGGCTCGCGTTCACCCCCGCCCGTTACGAGGGCATCGACCGCCGGGTGATCGACGAGGCGGCCACCCGGATGCCGGTCGTCGAGGCGTCGATCGGTGACTACGTGCTCGCCGGCGGCGAGGTCGCGGTCCTGGTCATGGTCGAGGCGATCGCCCGCCTGCTGCCGGGAGTGCTCGGCAACGCCGAATCCCACCGGGACGACTCCTTCGCGCCCGGCGCGATGGCCGACCTGCTGGAGGGCCCGATCTACACCAAGCCCGCCGAGTGGCGCGGTCGCACGGTGCCGGACGTGCTGCTGAGCGGCAACCACGGCCGGATCGCCCGCTGGCGGCGTGAGCAGGCCTTCGCCCGCACCCTGGCGAACCGGCCGGACCTGGTGGAGCGCTGGCAGCGCGGCGCCTTCGACAAGAAGGACCGGGAGGCGCTCAGCGTTCTCGGCCTGGCCTGGGACGAGGGGCTCGGCCGATTTCGGTCTGTGGCCGGTGATGTGGAAGAATAG
- the lepB gene encoding signal peptidase I, with the protein MSSVVERAPDRPPAAPQTRRKPAAVLQGVLLGIGLVLLIGGFAVIAVNYRPYDIPTASMAPTLQVGDTVLARKAGGADVGRGDVVIFRDQAWGDQLMVKRVVAVGGDTVAVGGGDQRLTVNGKPVDESYLASQGPQGGSFNVTVPEGRLFLLGDNRLGSLDSRVHLEVDGGTVPATDVEARVEGTVLPLGRAGLFGGTRAFDAVGGAGPAGPGPLEPAFYATVVGTATIVVTSAVGGVTGLVRRRGRPS; encoded by the coding sequence ATGAGCAGTGTCGTGGAACGGGCGCCCGACCGTCCGCCGGCCGCCCCGCAGACCCGGCGCAAGCCCGCAGCCGTGCTGCAGGGCGTCCTGCTCGGCATCGGCCTGGTCCTGCTGATCGGCGGCTTCGCGGTGATCGCCGTGAACTACCGGCCGTACGACATCCCGACCGCCTCGATGGCCCCCACGCTCCAGGTCGGGGACACCGTCCTGGCCAGGAAGGCCGGCGGCGCGGACGTCGGCCGGGGTGACGTGGTGATCTTCCGCGACCAGGCCTGGGGCGACCAGCTGATGGTCAAGCGCGTGGTCGCGGTCGGCGGCGACACGGTCGCCGTCGGCGGCGGCGACCAGCGGCTGACCGTCAACGGCAAGCCGGTGGACGAGTCGTACCTCGCCTCGCAGGGCCCGCAGGGCGGCTCCTTCAACGTGACGGTCCCGGAGGGCCGCCTCTTCCTGCTCGGCGACAACCGGCTGGGCTCGCTGGACTCCCGCGTCCACCTGGAGGTCGACGGCGGGACCGTCCCGGCCACCGACGTGGAAGCCCGGGTGGAGGGCACCGTGCTTCCGCTCGGCCGGGCGGGCCTGTTCGGCGGTACCCGTGCGTTCGACGCGGTCGGCGGTGCGGGCCCGGCCGGCCCGGGGCCGCTGGAGCCGGCCTTCTACGCGACCGTCGTGGGCACGGCGACGATCGTCGTGACCTCGGCGGTGGGCGGGGTCACGGGCCTGGTCCGCAGGCGCGGCCGACCGTCCTGA
- the lepB gene encoding signal peptidase I has protein sequence MGDLVIGARSGAGEPEGSGSRAARSAEPAAPSASADDATAQSADEHGNGADDASEDIGSGTAPADETEERPDRKERKQRSFWKELPILIGIALVLALVIKTFFVQAFSIPSESMQNTLQVGDRVLVDKLTPWFGAEPERGEVVVFHDPGGWLADEPTNESSNSFVRGVQDVLSFVGLMPSDNEKDLIKRVIAIGGDTVECEGEGPVKVNGIALDEPYVYPGNTPCGTKPFGPVKVPDDSIWVMGDHRADSLDSRFHMDQPGGGSVPVDEVIGRAFVVAWPIDHWSTLPVPATFDQKGLSAAAPVVPAAAGAVGAVALLPLVRRMRNRADRDERS, from the coding sequence GTGGGGGATTTGGTGATCGGCGCCCGCTCAGGCGCCGGAGAGCCCGAGGGCTCCGGCAGCAGGGCGGCCCGGTCCGCGGAGCCGGCGGCGCCGTCGGCCTCGGCCGATGACGCGACGGCCCAGTCCGCCGACGAGCACGGCAACGGCGCGGACGACGCTTCGGAGGACATCGGGTCCGGCACCGCGCCGGCCGACGAGACGGAGGAGCGACCGGACCGGAAGGAGCGCAAGCAGCGCTCGTTCTGGAAGGAGCTGCCGATCCTGATCGGCATCGCCCTGGTCCTGGCGCTGGTGATCAAGACCTTCTTCGTCCAGGCGTTCTCCATTCCGTCGGAGTCGATGCAGAACACGCTCCAGGTCGGTGACCGCGTCCTGGTGGACAAGCTCACTCCGTGGTTCGGCGCCGAGCCGGAGCGCGGCGAGGTGGTCGTGTTCCACGACCCGGGCGGCTGGCTGGCCGACGAGCCCACCAACGAGAGCAGCAACTCCTTCGTCCGCGGTGTCCAGGACGTGCTCAGCTTCGTCGGTCTGATGCCCTCGGACAACGAGAAGGACCTGATCAAGCGGGTCATCGCGATCGGCGGCGACACCGTCGAGTGCGAGGGCGAAGGCCCGGTGAAGGTCAACGGGATCGCACTCGACGAGCCGTACGTCTACCCGGGCAACACCCCCTGCGGCACCAAGCCGTTCGGCCCGGTGAAGGTGCCGGACGACAGCATCTGGGTGATGGGCGACCACCGCGCGGACTCGCTCGACTCGCGGTTCCACATGGACCAGCCGGGCGGCGGCAGCGTCCCCGTGGACGAGGTGATCGGGCGTGCCTTCGTGGTGGCCTGGCCGATCGACCACTGGTCCACACTGCCGGTGCCGGCGACCTTCGACCAGAAGGGCCTCTCCGCGGCGGCCCCGGTCGTGCCGGCCGCTGCCGGTGCCGTGGGCGCCGTGGCGCTGCTCCCGCTGGTGCGCCGGATGAGGAACCGGGCGGACCGCGACGAGCGGTCCTGA
- the lepB gene encoding signal peptidase I yields MSTHEPPADRDGCPAPTGADSPTRSAVVSAGDPGTAAADGAAVEAPAAGPAGAVGPARAVGPVEGAKQAAEGAEDADGGDGTEGGEGGDTKDAEDPEEPSRSRSRDLLLLAGTCLFVLLVVNAFVARPFSVPSGSMENSLRPGDRLIVNQLSYAFGGHPRRGDVVVFDGTGSFLRKPFERGGIWSGLRSFGRDVGLVPAGDSVYVKRVIGVGGDRVTSAGPGHPITVNGVPVDESAYLSPGDEPSGVAFDIVVPAGKLWVMGDHRSASRDSRDHLGDPGGGFVPEDKVIGRAAWVVYPIGHWSSLDRPAAFAATGGTGGHGDQR; encoded by the coding sequence ATGAGCACGCACGAACCACCCGCGGACCGCGACGGCTGTCCCGCACCCACCGGTGCGGACTCGCCGACGCGGTCCGCGGTCGTTTCCGCAGGTGATCCCGGCACCGCTGCCGCGGACGGCGCCGCCGTCGAGGCCCCGGCGGCCGGACCGGCGGGAGCGGTCGGGCCGGCGCGAGCGGTCGGGCCGGTGGAGGGTGCGAAGCAGGCCGCGGAGGGTGCCGAGGACGCCGACGGCGGTGACGGCACCGAGGGCGGCGAGGGCGGCGACACCAAGGACGCCGAGGACCCCGAGGAGCCGTCCCGATCGCGATCCCGGGACCTCCTGCTGCTCGCCGGGACCTGCCTGTTCGTGCTGCTGGTGGTGAACGCCTTCGTGGCGCGGCCCTTCTCCGTACCGTCCGGGTCGATGGAGAACAGCCTGCGGCCCGGCGACCGCCTGATCGTGAACCAGCTGTCCTACGCCTTCGGCGGCCACCCCCGACGGGGCGACGTGGTGGTGTTCGACGGCACTGGCTCCTTCCTGCGCAAGCCGTTCGAGCGGGGCGGAATCTGGAGCGGGTTGCGCTCCTTCGGCCGGGACGTCGGGCTGGTGCCGGCCGGCGACTCGGTCTACGTGAAGCGGGTCATCGGTGTCGGCGGCGACCGCGTCACCAGCGCCGGTCCGGGGCACCCGATCACCGTGAACGGTGTGCCGGTCGACGAGTCCGCCTACCTGTCGCCGGGGGACGAGCCGTCCGGCGTGGCCTTCGACATCGTGGTCCCGGCTGGAAAACTCTGGGTGATGGGCGACCACCGGAGCGCGTCCCGGGACTCGCGCGACCACCTCGGCGATCCCGGTGGCGGATTCGTGCCGGAGGACAAGGTGATCGGGCGGGCCGCTTGGGTGGTCTACCCGATCGGGCACTGGAGCAGCCTGGACCGGCCGGCGGCGTTCGCCGCGACAGGGGGGACGGGTGGCCATGGGGACCAGAGGTAG
- the rpsP gene encoding 30S ribosomal protein S16, whose translation MAVKIKLKRLGKIRSPHYRIVVADARTKRDGRAIEEIGIYQPTYNPSKIEVDTDRAQYWLSVGAQPTEPVLAILKLTGDWQKFKGLPAPAPLLVAEPKVEDFSHLFAKAVAGFEDATTGVAITPKAKKSDKAEAEADAAAEA comes from the coding sequence GTGGCAGTCAAGATCAAGCTCAAGCGTCTCGGCAAGATTCGCTCCCCGCACTACCGCATCGTCGTCGCGGACGCCCGCACCAAGCGTGACGGCCGTGCGATCGAGGAGATCGGCATCTACCAGCCGACCTACAACCCCTCGAAGATCGAGGTCGACACCGACCGCGCCCAGTACTGGCTGTCCGTCGGCGCCCAGCCGACCGAGCCGGTCCTCGCCATCCTCAAGCTGACCGGCGACTGGCAGAAGTTCAAGGGCCTGCCGGCTCCGGCGCCGCTGCTGGTCGCCGAGCCGAAGGTCGAGGACTTCTCGCACCTGTTCGCCAAGGCCGTCGCCGGCTTCGAGGACGCCACCACCGGTGTCGCCATCACCCCGAAGGCCAAGAAGTCGGACAAGGCCGAGGCTGAGGCCGACGCCGCCGCCGAGGCCTGA
- a CDS encoding RNA-binding protein, protein MIEDALDHLVKGIVEHPDEVQVRSRNLRRGNTIEVRVHPDDLGKVIGRGGRTARALRTVVGALGGRNVRVDLVDVDSIR, encoded by the coding sequence GTGATCGAGGACGCCCTCGACCACTTGGTGAAGGGCATCGTCGAGCACCCCGACGAGGTGCAGGTGCGCTCGCGCAACCTGCGTCGGGGCAACACCATCGAGGTGCGAGTGCACCCCGATGACCTCGGCAAGGTGATCGGCCGGGGCGGCCGCACGGCGCGCGCACTGCGCACCGTGGTCGGCGCCCTCGGCGGTCGCAACGTCCGGGTCGACCTCGTCGACGTGGACAGCATTCGCTGA
- the rplS gene encoding 50S ribosomal protein L19, giving the protein MSNKLAAVDAASLRSDIPAFRAGDTLKVHVRVIEGNRSRVQVFQGVVIRRHGAGVGETFTVRKVSFNVGVERTFPVHTPVVEKIEVVTRGAVRRAKLYYLRDLRGKAAKIKEKRDR; this is encoded by the coding sequence ATGAGCAACAAGCTCGCTGCTGTCGACGCGGCTTCGCTGCGTAGCGACATTCCGGCCTTCCGCGCCGGTGACACCCTGAAGGTTCACGTCCGGGTCATCGAGGGCAACCGCTCCCGTGTCCAGGTCTTCCAGGGCGTCGTCATCCGTCGTCACGGCGCCGGCGTCGGTGAGACCTTCACCGTTCGCAAGGTCAGCTTCAACGTCGGTGTCGAGCGCACCTTCCCGGTGCACACCCCGGTCGTCGAGAAGATCGAGGTCGTGACCCGCGGTGCGGTTCGCCGCGCCAAGCTGTACTACCTGCGTGACCTCCGCGGCAAGGCCGCGAAGATCAAGGAGAAGCGCGACCGCTGA
- the rimM gene encoding ribosome maturation factor RimM (Essential for efficient processing of 16S rRNA) gives MQLVVGRIGRAHGIRGDVSVEVRTDEPELRLGPGAVLSTDPASAGPLTVESGKVHSGRLLLRFAGVKDRNAAEALRGTVLIAEVDPEERPDDPEEYYDHQLIGLDVVLLDGTPVGELTEVVHLPYQDLLTVRKADGTEVLVPFVSRIVPVIDLENQRAVIDPPGGLIDPDGADVAGGDSEEPGDGAEGSAEGREESE, from the coding sequence GTGCAGCTCGTCGTCGGCAGGATCGGCCGCGCCCACGGCATCAGGGGGGACGTCAGCGTCGAGGTCCGCACCGACGAGCCGGAACTCCGGCTCGGGCCCGGTGCCGTCCTGTCCACCGACCCGGCGTCGGCCGGACCGCTGACCGTCGAGTCCGGCAAGGTGCACAGCGGCCGGCTGCTGCTCCGGTTCGCCGGCGTCAAGGACCGCAACGCCGCCGAGGCGCTGCGCGGCACCGTCCTCATCGCCGAGGTCGACCCGGAGGAGCGTCCGGACGACCCGGAGGAGTACTACGACCACCAGCTGATCGGCCTGGACGTGGTGCTGCTCGACGGCACCCCGGTCGGTGAGCTCACCGAGGTCGTCCACCTGCCCTACCAGGACCTGCTCACGGTCAGGAAGGCCGACGGGACGGAGGTCCTGGTGCCCTTCGTCAGCCGGATCGTGCCGGTCATCGACCTGGAGAACCAGCGTGCCGTGATCGACCCGCCCGGCGGGCTGATCGACCCGGACGGGGCGGACGTCGCCGGAGGGGACTCCGAGGAGCCCGGCGACGGCGCGGAGGGATCCGCCGAAGGCCGGGAGGAGTCGGAGTGA
- the dprA gene encoding DNA-processing protein DprA, with product MNHPLSHTADHHPAGPPPPTCPPTYPPRVPPPCPPGTAETDTDPGPGPDSERLARVALCRLSEPGDALVGRWLARLGAVEALRAIRDGTPPDLPGPDTGRLAGYRARLVDIDPVADLERVRGAGGRFIIPGDTEWPSQLDDLGDSRPIGLWVAGTGSLRLLALRSVAVVGARACTAYGAHVAGELSAQLAERGWVVVSGGAYGIDAAAHRGALAVGGMTIGVLACGVDVAYPRGNTDLIRRIAAQGLLLSELAPGEHPTRFRFVLRNRVIAALTRGTVVVEAAMRSGALSTARRARDLNRHTMGVAGPVTSELSAGVHALIRSGGATLVTDAAEVVELIGAIGDDLAPQRSGPVLPRDLLEPAAALVLEAVPATAEGAPVERLARRSGFPPDEVLHRLYELGSLGYVERHGAHWRLVRRR from the coding sequence GTGAACCACCCCCTGAGCCACACCGCGGACCACCACCCGGCCGGCCCGCCCCCGCCCACCTGCCCGCCCACTTACCCGCCCCGGGTCCCGCCCCCGTGCCCGCCCGGCACCGCGGAGACCGACACGGATCCCGGGCCGGGACCCGACTCCGAGCGCCTCGCCCGGGTGGCGCTGTGCCGCCTCAGCGAACCCGGCGACGCCCTGGTCGGCCGGTGGCTGGCCCGCCTCGGCGCCGTCGAAGCCCTGCGGGCGATCAGGGACGGCACCCCGCCCGACCTTCCGGGGCCGGACACCGGCCGCCTGGCGGGCTACCGGGCACGGCTGGTCGACATCGATCCCGTCGCCGACCTGGAGCGGGTGCGAGGGGCGGGTGGACGCTTCATCATTCCGGGCGACACGGAGTGGCCGAGCCAACTGGACGATCTCGGCGACAGCCGGCCGATCGGGTTGTGGGTGGCCGGCACGGGGTCGCTGCGCCTGCTCGCCCTGCGCTCGGTCGCGGTCGTGGGCGCCCGGGCCTGCACGGCGTACGGCGCCCACGTCGCCGGCGAGCTCTCCGCACAACTCGCCGAACGCGGCTGGGTGGTGGTCTCCGGCGGGGCGTACGGGATCGACGCCGCGGCCCACCGGGGTGCGCTCGCGGTCGGCGGGATGACCATCGGGGTCCTCGCCTGCGGGGTGGACGTGGCCTACCCGAGGGGCAACACCGACCTGATCCGCAGGATCGCCGCCCAGGGGCTCCTGCTGAGCGAACTCGCACCGGGGGAGCACCCCACCCGGTTCCGGTTCGTCCTGCGCAACCGGGTGATCGCGGCGCTGACCAGGGGCACGGTGGTGGTCGAGGCGGCGATGCGCAGCGGGGCGCTCAGCACGGCCAGACGCGCCCGTGACCTCAACCGGCACACCATGGGCGTCGCCGGGCCGGTGACCTCGGAACTCTCGGCCGGCGTGCACGCCCTGATCCGGAGCGGCGGCGCCACCCTGGTCACCGACGCCGCCGAGGTCGTCGAGCTGATCGGGGCGATCGGCGACGACCTGGCGCCGCAGCGCAGCGGCCCCGTACTGCCGCGGGACCTGCTGGAACCCGCGGCGGCGCTGGTCCTGGAGGCGGTGCCGGCCACCGCCGAGGGGGCGCCGGTCGAGCGGTTGGCCCGGCGGTCCGGGTTCCCGCCGGACGAGGTGCTCCACCGGCTCTACGAGCTGGGCTCGCTCGGCTACGTCGAGCGGCACGGCGCGCACTGGCGCCTGGTCAGGAGGAGGTGA
- a CDS encoding YraN family protein — MGNSGLGRYGEQVAARRLAEDGLHILDRNWRCVEGELDIVALDGDTVAVCEVKTRSERGFQQPTQAIDRTKAARLRRLAERWMAERWPDHFARLAGPGYLPGPADPPWVPAPPGGVRIDLVAVINRIRGAASVDHLRGVV, encoded by the coding sequence ATCGGCAACAGCGGCCTCGGCCGCTACGGGGAGCAGGTCGCCGCCCGCCGGCTGGCGGAGGACGGGCTGCACATCCTGGACCGCAACTGGCGGTGCGTCGAGGGCGAGCTGGACATCGTCGCCCTCGACGGCGACACGGTGGCGGTCTGCGAGGTGAAGACCCGCTCCGAGCGGGGGTTCCAGCAGCCCACCCAGGCGATCGACCGGACCAAGGCGGCCCGGCTGAGACGGCTGGCGGAGCGCTGGATGGCCGAGCGCTGGCCGGACCACTTCGCCCGGCTGGCCGGGCCCGGCTACCTGCCCGGACCGGCCGATCCGCCCTGGGTGCCCGCCCCGCCCGGTGGCGTCCGGATCGACCTGGTCGCCGTCATCAACCGGATCCGCGGCGCCGCCTCGGTGGACCACCTGCGGGGGGTGGTCTGA
- a CDS encoding NUDIX domain-containing protein — protein sequence MTAQRRRASRILLLDGRDRLLLFHGTDPATPDVTWWFTPGGGLEPGEGPREAAERELREETGLRSVELGPVVAYGTASFSYRGRRYEQEQWFHLARTVDTVLDHSGMGTDEHAQLLAARWWTVGELRATTETVHPAGLVDFLERLLTEGPPVVPVRL from the coding sequence ATGACGGCACAGCGGCGCAGGGCCTCGCGGATCCTGCTGCTGGACGGCCGGGACCGCCTGCTGCTCTTCCACGGGACGGACCCCGCGACACCGGACGTCACCTGGTGGTTCACACCCGGCGGCGGCTTGGAGCCCGGCGAGGGTCCGCGCGAGGCGGCCGAGCGGGAGCTGCGGGAGGAGACCGGCCTGCGGAGCGTGGAGCTGGGACCGGTGGTGGCGTACGGCACGGCGTCGTTCTCCTATCGGGGGCGGCGTTACGAGCAGGAGCAGTGGTTCCACCTGGCCCGGACCGTGGACACGGTGCTCGACCACTCGGGCATGGGCACGGACGAGCACGCCCAGTTGCTCGCGGCGCGCTGGTGGACGGTCGGGGAACTGAGAGCCACCACCGAGACGGTCCATCCGGCCGGACTGGTGGACTTTCTGGAGCGTCTGTTGACCGAGGGGCCACCGGTCGTTCCGGTAAGGCTCTGA
- a CDS encoding YifB family Mg chelatase-like AAA ATPase yields the protein MAFARTCSVALVGVDGVIVEVQADLEPGVAAFTLVGLPDKALSEARDRVRAAVVNSGESWPQRKLTVGLSPASVPKSGSGFDLAVACAVLAAAERLDPTTIADLLVIGELGLDGRVRPVRGVLPSVLAAADAGYQRVVVAEQTAAEASLVPGVEVIGVRSLRQLVAVLTGAPEPEEPPDRVGGRPDPLMAGLMLPGAGVRGLPDDAASRLDLADVAGQYEARRALEIAAAGGHHLYLKGPPGAGKTMLAERLPSLLPPLTQKEALEVTAVHSVAGLLPAGRPLIDRAPYCAPHHSTTMPAIVGGGSGLPRPGAVSLAHRGVLFLDEAPEFPVRVLDALRQPLESGEVVIARSAGSLRLPSRFLLCLAANPCPCGRHSRRGEGCECTPAMVSRYQGRLSGPLLDRVDLQVQVAPVTRAELMERDSTAETTEIVAARVREARERAAARLADTPWRTNAEVPGYELRTRWQLAAGALNDAARQLERGLLTARGLDRVLRVAWTVADLAGRDRPDQRDIRTALVLRTGVEQGLPMAERFAGWSDPGPTGGDGPAPKRQARPRAARNAPERHVEEETAP from the coding sequence ATGGCCTTCGCCCGGACGTGTTCCGTCGCGCTGGTCGGCGTCGACGGCGTGATCGTCGAGGTCCAGGCCGATCTGGAGCCCGGGGTGGCGGCGTTCACCCTGGTCGGCCTGCCCGACAAGGCGCTCTCCGAGGCCCGCGACCGCGTGCGTGCGGCGGTCGTCAACAGCGGCGAGTCCTGGCCGCAGCGGAAGCTGACCGTCGGGCTGAGCCCGGCGTCGGTGCCCAAGAGCGGCAGCGGTTTCGACCTCGCGGTGGCCTGCGCCGTACTGGCCGCCGCCGAACGGCTGGACCCGACCACGATCGCGGACCTCCTGGTCATCGGCGAACTCGGGCTCGACGGGCGGGTGCGCCCGGTGCGCGGGGTGCTCCCGTCCGTGCTGGCCGCCGCCGACGCCGGCTACCAGCGGGTCGTGGTGGCCGAGCAGACCGCAGCGGAAGCCTCGCTCGTCCCCGGGGTGGAGGTCATCGGCGTGCGGAGCCTGCGCCAGCTGGTGGCCGTACTCACCGGAGCCCCCGAGCCCGAGGAGCCGCCGGACCGGGTCGGCGGGCGCCCCGATCCCCTGATGGCGGGCCTGATGCTCCCCGGGGCCGGGGTGCGCGGGCTGCCCGACGACGCCGCCTCCCGGCTGGACCTCGCCGACGTGGCCGGGCAGTACGAGGCCCGCAGGGCCCTGGAGATCGCCGCCGCCGGCGGTCACCACCTCTACCTGAAGGGACCGCCGGGCGCGGGCAAGACCATGCTGGCCGAGCGGCTGCCGTCGCTCCTGCCGCCGCTCACCCAGAAGGAGGCGCTGGAGGTCACCGCGGTCCACTCCGTGGCCGGGCTGCTCCCGGCCGGCCGGCCGCTGATCGACCGCGCGCCCTACTGCGCCCCGCACCACTCCACGACCATGCCGGCGATCGTGGGCGGGGGCAGCGGCCTGCCGAGACCGGGTGCGGTCTCGCTGGCCCACCGGGGCGTCCTCTTCCTGGACGAGGCGCCGGAGTTCCCCGTCCGGGTCCTGGACGCGCTGCGCCAACCGCTCGAATCGGGCGAGGTGGTGATCGCCCGTTCGGCCGGATCGCTCCGGCTGCCGTCCCGTTTCCTGCTCTGCCTGGCCGCGAACCCCTGCCCCTGCGGGCGCCACTCACGGCGGGGGGAGGGGTGCGAGTGCACCCCGGCCATGGTCAGCCGGTACCAGGGCAGGCTCTCCGGCCCGCTGCTCGACCGGGTCGACCTGCAGGTCCAGGTCGCCCCGGTGACCAGGGCCGAGCTGATGGAGCGGGACAGCACCGCGGAGACCACGGAGATCGTCGCGGCGCGCGTCCGGGAGGCGCGCGAGCGGGCCGCCGCCCGGCTGGCGGACACCCCGTGGCGGACCAATGCCGAGGTCCCCGGGTACGAACTCCGGACCCGCTGGCAGCTGGCGGCGGGCGCGCTGAACGACGCCGCACGCCAGCTGGAGCGGGGACTGCTGACCGCCCGCGGCCTGGACCGGGTGCTCCGGGTCGCCTGGACAGTCGCCGACCTCGCCGGCCGGGACCGCCCGGACCAGCGCGACATCCGGACCGCGCTCGTGCTCCGCACCGGCGTCGAACAGGGACTGCCGATGGCCGAGCGCTTCGCCGGCTGGTCCGACCCCGGCCCCACCGGGGGCGACGGACCGGCGCCGAAGCGGCAGGCCCGCCCACGGGCGGCCCGCAACGCACCCGAGCGGCACGTGGAGGAGGAGACCGCCCCGTGA